DNA from Gracilinanus agilis isolate LMUSP501 chromosome 3, AgileGrace, whole genome shotgun sequence:
AGAAccatcttagaaatcatctcatttaactcctattttaCAAAGAAGCAAACAGGcctagggaagggaaaggaagttagTCAAACCCCGAGGTGGGGGGAGAAGCCAGGTCCATATCCCCCATCAATGGCTCACTCAACTGGTCCTATGACCTCTCTCCAAACACAATGAAGGCTGGCCATGTGGAGAATCCCTGTACAGTCTCTAGATTTGGTACAAGGGGATCTGAACCGGGCAGAAGGAGCCCAggtcaggcaaacagggttgggAAACAGAGGCTGATATTGTGGAAGGCTAAAGGGGGACATCCAGTAAATATGTACATACTTATACACtgcctcccacccccccacccagGCTCCGTGGGGGAATAGCAAGGGATGAGGCAGAAGACCCACACTTCCACCTGGAATCACATGTAAGCACCACTCACATGcctgctctctccctccttttctcacagaacacacacacagagccgcTGCAGGGGTGGTGGTATGGTGGAAGGGATCATAAAGGACAAGGTCAGGATCCCACCCAAGACCAGGGCATTTGTGGGACTCCTTGAGGGCCACCATTAAGGGGGACTTGGCTGGGCGAGGTGCAATGGCAAAGGACACAGCTGTTGGCTTGGAGATATAGATAGGAAAGCCATCGGGATAGAAGGGGTCCCTCGGTAAGGAAGAGCCAACAGTTGGCCCGCAGGAGCAGAGATGACAAGAGAAGGTAGCCGGCAGACTCATCACTTGAAAGCCAACAGCTGATCTGGGGGATCTGGGCAGAAGGGCGCAGGGGCCCAAGAGCCCCACGACACGCGGCCACTtcagggtgggagggagaggagacgGCTGGTGGGGCAGCTGGCTCAGGAAGAATCGGGATCACCGCTTGAAGCGGTATGTTATGGGCAACAATAATTTGCTCTTCTTGAGGGCCTGCACCTTCTTCAGCGTCTCGTCGTCCAGTGCCAGGAAGCAGCGGCGCGAGTACTCCAGCAGCCTCTCCTTGGACGGGTCAAACTCGCCCACTTCGGCCAGCTTCTCGGGTGCCACAATGAGCAGCTCGGCAATGGGCGTGGTCAAAGCCACAGTGTTTCGGTCCACTCGGTGATGTTCAAAAGCCCTGGACATGCTCTTCAGCTTCTGAAAGGTGCCCAAGATCTTCTTGTAGCGGCACAGGACCCCATCGGCATCCTTCACTGTAGGGCAGGGAAAGGCACAGCCAATGAGAGCCCCAGAACATGAGGGGCAGCCCAAGTGCCTGTCTCTGAGCCCGAGCAGCATCCTCCTCCCCTAGGCAGCCTCTATGGCCCTGTCTGGCCCCAGATCTGGGGGGTGACTTGGAGCAAGGGCTTTCCCCTCTGAGGCAGGCAGGGGGCCACTTCCTGTCAAACAAAGGCAGCCTCAcaggtccctcccagttctccAGTCCACtctttgaatttctcttttttaggcTCAGATCTAATTTTATCTGTGTAGGAACACCTCCCTTGACTGGTACAAAGTGCTGCCTTCCTGCTCTCTCCCTTAAAGGCCTAATGGAATATTGTTGAGGATGTTGAGAGGATAAGACAGATCTACCCAGCACCCCATCCTGCCTCTCCTACTTAAAGCACAGAAACAACCCATTTCCAGAGCCCCAAAAGATTACAAACCTCTCATGACACTGGGGAGAGGGTATCCTtgttcccatttttacagatgagaaaactgagctcaCCCAGGAACAATACACTTAATCAGGACCCGAGTTGGGGCTGGCCCTGAGGCTCTGGGCTCCATGTCTACAATGCCTGGCCAAAAGAGGGCAAGTCAGCAACAGTGGCGGTGCCAGGCCTCGGCTAAGACATCCTGACTCCCAAGCCCATCAGTTTTGTGACCTTCCTGCCAGCACGATTCTGGCTGGCTGTGGGCCGTCCTTGTTGGGAAGGGGAGCAGAGCACGGACCACCCTCACAGGGCTCCCTGACAATCCTGGGGGGAGACCGATTAGCTAGGAGCCAGGCTCCCAGAGGGCCCTGGGGCAGATGGCCAAATGCCAAGGCCCTGCCACCTGGGTGGGTGAagggagcaagcatttattaaacacttcctATATGCAAGGCATAGCGCTCAGTGCTTAAAAATCACATCCACACCACACTGTTATGACTCTCATTTTGCCATTGAGGAATTGAGGTAAAcaagacaagtgacttgcccagggtcacacaactcagGTTTTCTGCTCTGGGCCAACCAGCAGCCTATGGGTCAGAAAGACCAGGGCCTGGACAGCCAGATGCCAAGGGTCTAAGAGAGGAAAACACCTGCTGCCCCCCTCCTCTCTGTCCATCTGCCCACTGAGTCCCCAGACACTCACCCCTCTGCCTCTCCCGGGCCTTGGGCTTCCCAAATCTCCGCCGGCTGGCTCCCCCCTTCTGTTTCTGGCGCTTCCTCTCAGCAGAGCCCCCCTCCTCGGAGCCTCCGCTAAAGGAGGAGGCGGCTGATTCAGGGTCTGAGGCCTCCCCTCCGCCCCGACCTTCGGCACCCTCTGCCCTCCGGGGGCCAGGCTTGCCCCGACAGTGGTcctctggagatgggaaatgggacAAGGAGAGAGAGGGCTCCCTCAAGAGACAGGCAGGGGGCCGG
Protein-coding regions in this window:
- the CCDC106 gene encoding coiled-coil domain-containing protein 106 isoform X2, coding for MNERNGRRRTMKKDDEGFEISIPFNETPSLESPHIFYSLSPPQGNFEEPQEPTSPTLALMNSVKTQLHMALERNSWLQKRIEDLEEERDFLRCQLDKFISSARMDAEDHCRGKPGPRRAEGAEGRGGGEASDPESAASSFSGGSEEGGSAERKRQKQKGGASRRRFGKPKARERQRVKDADGVLCRYKKILGTFQKLKSMSRAFEHHRVDRNTVALTTPIAELLIVAPEKLAEVGEFDPSKERLLEYSRRCFLALDDETLKKACLLLCKIGVK
- the CCDC106 gene encoding coiled-coil domain-containing protein 106 isoform X1, encoding MNERNGRRRTMKKDDEGFEISIPFNETPSLESPHIFYSLSPPQGNFEEPQEPTSPTLALMNSVKTQLHMALERNSWLQKRIEDLEEERDFLRCQLDKFISSARMDAEDHCRGKPGPRRAEGAEGRGGGEASDPESAASSFSGGSEEGGSAERKRQKQKGGASRRRFGKPKARERQRVKDADGVLCRYKKILGTFQKLKSMSRAFEHHRVDRNTVALTTPIAELLIVAPEKLAEVGEFDPSKERLLEYSRRCFLALDDETLKKVQALKKSKLLLPITYRFKR